In Actinoplanes octamycinicus, the genomic window TGTCGCCTGCGGGTTTTTGCTGACAATCGTGTGAGCGATGGGCAGACTCCGCCGGTATCGATCAACCCGGAGCCGCGGGGTCTGGCGCCGCTCAGGCATGATGAGTGGTCCGGCACCGGCATCGACAGGAAGACGACGACTACAGATGGCGTCTGAGCACCACACCGATCGGCGGGCGGCGCGGGTGTCCGCTCGCAGCACGGCGGCCCAGGCCCGCGACATGTTGCGCGACGCCATCCTGCGCGGTGCGTACCTGCCCGGTGAGCGCCTGGTCGAGGCGCAGGTGTGCGAGCGGTTGCGGGCCAGCCGGTTCACCGTGCGCGCGGCCCTGCAGGACCTGGCCGCCGAGGGCCTGGTCGAGGTGCAGCGGAACCGGGGCGCCCAGGTGCGCAAGGTGTCGATGGCCGAGGCCGTCGAGATCACCGAGGTGCGGATGGTGGTGGAGGGACTGATCGCCGCGCGGGCCGCCGAGCGGGTCACGCCGGAGCAGGCCACCGAGCTCGACGAGATCGCCGTGCTGATGCGCCGGGCTGTCGACGCGGGTGAGTACCGGCGTTACAGCGACCTCAACGTCCGCCTGCACGCCCTGATCCGGCAGATCGCCGCGCACCGGACCGCGGACCGCATCGTCGAGACCCTGCGCGGCCAACTGGTCCGCCACCAGTACATGGTGTCGCTTCTCCCGGGCCGCCCGCAGACCTCGCTCCCGCAGCACGAGCGGATCATCTCCGCCATCCGCGACCACGACCCGAAGGCCGCCGAGACCGCCATGCGCGACCACATAGCCAGCGTCATCGAGGCCCTCCGCTCGATGGACTACCTCGGCGGCGTCTGACCCCACCAGCCGCCCGCCGACGATCCTCGGAGCGCGTGGTCAGGTGGGGAGTCGGAGGGTGACGACCGTTCCTCCCTCCTCGCCGGGTGCGGCGGTGACCGTGCCGCCGTGCTGGGTGGCGGTCTGGGCGACGATGGCCAGGCCCAGGCCGGAGCCGGGCATCGAGCGGGCCGCCGTGGCGCGGTAGAAGCGGTCGAAGACGTGCGGCAGGTCCTCCTCCGCGATGCCCGGGCCGCTGTCGGCGACCGTAAGCAGCGCCCAGCCCGGCTCGGCGGCGGTCAGCCGGATGTCGATCGCGGCGCCCGGGGGGCTCCATTTCGCGGCGTTGTCCAGCACGTTCACCACCATCCGCTCCAGCTCGCCGGGGCGGCCGACGACGGTGGCCGGCTCCAGGACGGTGTCATAGGTGAGGCCGGGGGCGCGGATCCGCACCCGGGCGACCGCGGCGGCGACCACGTCGGCCAGGTCGACCGGCTCGGCGGTCTCCCGGGTCGCCTCCTCGCGGGACAGCTCGACCAGCTCGGTGGTGAGCGTGGCCAGCTCGCGCACCTGGGCGTCCAGGTCGGCGAGCAGCTTGGCCCGCTCCTCGGGTGGGAGCCGGTGCGCCAGCTCGGGGCGGCGCTCCAGCTCCAGGAGCAGCTCCACGTTGGTCCGGATGCTGGTCAGCGGGGTGCGCAGCTCGTGCCCGGCGTCCTCGACCAGGGTGCGCTGGGCGCGGCGGGACGCCTCGATCGCGGCGAGCATCGCGTTGACCGAGCGGCCCAGGCGGGCGATCTCGTCGACGCCGTGCACGTCGATCGGATGGTCCAGGTCCTGGGTGACGGCGACGTCCTCGACGGCGGAGGTGAGCCGCTCGACCGGGGCCAGGCCGGCCCGGGCGACGGTCCGCCCGAGGAACGCGGCGCCGGCGATCCCGGCGGCGCAGCCGAGGGCGAGCAGCAGGGCGAACGCGGCGAGCACCCGCTCGCTGGGGTCCGAGTCCATGCCGACCTGGACCGCGCCGCCGCCGGACAGCGGCACGGTCAGCATCAGGTAGTCGTCCGGCCCGAGGGTGATCGTCTCCTGTGCCGGCTGCCGGGACGACCCGGCGGCGATCTGCTTGGCGGTGTCGGTCACCGGCAGCGTGGTGCGGCTGCCGCCGGACGGGGTGCCGGTGGCGTCGAGGATCTGCCAGCACGGCCCGATCTCGCCATGCGGCCGGCCACCCCGGCCCGGGCCGCGCCCACCGTCCCCGTCGCCGTGCTCACCGCCGCCCCACAGCTCCCGGCTGCGCGACGACTCGGTCGCCAGCCACTGCTGCGGGTTTGCCGCGATCGCCGCCGCGTCGCTGGTCAGCTCCTGGGCGACCTGATGCCGCTGGATCTCCCGGACCGCCACCCACGCGCCACCGGCGACGGCCACCATGGCCGCCCCGACCGCGACCGCGACCAGCAGCGACAGCCGCGCGTGCAGGGTGCGCGCCCGCCACCATCGCACCGGACCCCAGCTCACAGCGGCTCCTCCCGCAGCACGAAGCCGACCCCGCGCACCGTGTGCAGCAGCCGCGGCTCAC contains:
- a CDS encoding GntR family transcriptional regulator; protein product: MASEHHTDRRAARVSARSTAAQARDMLRDAILRGAYLPGERLVEAQVCERLRASRFTVRAALQDLAAEGLVEVQRNRGAQVRKVSMAEAVEITEVRMVVEGLIAARAAERVTPEQATELDEIAVLMRRAVDAGEYRRYSDLNVRLHALIRQIAAHRTADRIVETLRGQLVRHQYMVSLLPGRPQTSLPQHERIISAIRDHDPKAAETAMRDHIASVIEALRSMDYLGGV
- a CDS encoding HAMP domain-containing sensor histidine kinase; protein product: MSWGPVRWWRARTLHARLSLLVAVAVGAAMVAVAGGAWVAVREIQRHQVAQELTSDAAAIAANPQQWLATESSRSRELWGGGEHGDGDGGRGPGRGGRPHGEIGPCWQILDATGTPSGGSRTTLPVTDTAKQIAAGSSRQPAQETITLGPDDYLMLTVPLSGGGAVQVGMDSDPSERVLAAFALLLALGCAAGIAGAAFLGRTVARAGLAPVERLTSAVEDVAVTQDLDHPIDVHGVDEIARLGRSVNAMLAAIEASRRAQRTLVEDAGHELRTPLTSIRTNVELLLELERRPELAHRLPPEERAKLLADLDAQVRELATLTTELVELSREEATRETAEPVDLADVVAAAVARVRIRAPGLTYDTVLEPATVVGRPGELERMVVNVLDNAAKWSPPGAAIDIRLTAAEPGWALLTVADSGPGIAEEDLPHVFDRFYRATAARSMPGSGLGLAIVAQTATQHGGTVTAAPGEEGGTVVTLRLPT